A single genomic interval of Pyrobaculum arsenaticum DSM 13514 harbors:
- a CDS encoding glycosyltransferase family 4 protein has product MRILFVAPSYYPHVGGVEYVVKSVAERLAKLGHEVAVLAGEPGAEAPREEEVNGVRVVRWPVWSPGGAYHVPRARRRLEALVRDEARVADVIHLHSVHSVFTMHVLRAAGGVGARKVLTPHYHGTGHTPVRRALWTAWRIAVRRLLKDVDVVHAVSPYEAELVEKHFGRRPVVVEHGVEEWITSVEWRPENYVMYSGRIEKYKNVHRLGNIVKLLNERGHDLELRIYGDGPYRRELERRLKRAGVKHVVEPPQPYEKYIEALSRAALFALLSEKEAFGQTINEANAVGTPAVAAEPWGKNFAGRPRTLIVPLQGPDEIIADKIKRFLEIVPSKPKPIVPTWSQVVARYLSALYI; this is encoded by the coding sequence ATGAGGATCCTTTTCGTGGCCCCCAGCTACTACCCCCACGTAGGCGGCGTGGAGTACGTCGTGAAGAGTGTGGCCGAGAGGCTGGCCAAGTTGGGGCACGAGGTAGCTGTGCTGGCCGGGGAGCCCGGGGCGGAGGCGCCGAGGGAGGAGGAGGTAAACGGCGTGAGGGTCGTGAGGTGGCCCGTGTGGAGCCCGGGAGGGGCCTACCACGTGCCGAGGGCACGGAGGAGGCTCGAGGCGCTCGTGAGGGACGAGGCGCGGGTTGCTGACGTGATCCACCTCCACAGCGTCCACAGCGTGTTCACCATGCACGTGCTGAGGGCGGCGGGGGGCGTCGGCGCGAGGAAGGTGCTGACGCCGCATTACCACGGAACGGGCCACACGCCGGTCAGGAGGGCTTTGTGGACCGCGTGGAGGATCGCCGTGAGGCGGCTACTGAAAGACGTCGACGTGGTGCACGCGGTGTCTCCATACGAGGCGGAGCTCGTGGAGAAACACTTCGGCCGGAGGCCGGTGGTCGTGGAACACGGCGTGGAGGAGTGGATAACGTCGGTGGAGTGGAGGCCCGAGAACTACGTCATGTACAGCGGCCGCATCGAGAAGTACAAGAACGTGCACAGGCTCGGAAACATCGTGAAGCTACTCAACGAGAGAGGACACGACCTGGAGCTCAGGATATACGGGGACGGCCCCTACAGGAGGGAGCTCGAGAGGCGCCTCAAGCGCGCAGGCGTGAAGCACGTCGTGGAGCCGCCTCAGCCCTACGAGAAGTACATAGAGGCCTTGTCCCGCGCCGCGCTATTCGCGCTACTGTCAGAGAAGGAGGCGTTCGGCCAGACGATCAACGAAGCAAACGCCGTGGGGACGCCGGCGGTGGCCGCGGAGCCCTGGGGGAAAAACTTCGCCGGAAGGCCGAGGACGCTCATCGTCCCGCTCCAGGGGCCCGACGAAATTATAGCTGATAAAATAAAGCGTTTCTTAGAGATAGTGCCGTCGAAACCCAAGCCCATAGTACCTACATGGAGCCAAGTTGTGGCTCGATATCTTTCCGCTCTCTATATATAA